One Coffea arabica cultivar ET-39 chromosome 5c, Coffea Arabica ET-39 HiFi, whole genome shotgun sequence DNA window includes the following coding sequences:
- the LOC113689714 gene encoding uncharacterized protein, translating to MAIKSYATQAELLLRNYMHADSYALCTSIIGSICACKMVYDLSQVISAAYLKSYSRLSKLKKIEWNNRAISTFHAIFITTMSLYFVFWSDLYSDDRFAPAITLRHSKLSTFPLGVSIGYFLSDLGMIIWLYPSLGGLEYVAHHLLSMLSVIYAMVTGEGQIYTYMVLISEATTPSINLRWYLDAAGMKTSRAYLINGVVMFLAWVVARMLLFLYLFYHIWVHYDKVMQMQTFGHCLVLGVPSVLIVLNSVWFWKILMGLKKTLAKRH from the exons ATGGCGATCAAGTCCTACGCAACCCAAGCTGAGCTACTTCTGCGGAACTATATGCATGCAGATTCTTATGCCCTGTGCACATCTATTATTGGCAGCATTTGTGCTTGCAAGATG GTTTATGATCTCAGCCAGGTCATTAGTGCAGCTTACTTGAAGAGCTATTCTAGACTTTCGAAACTTAAAAAGATTGAGTGGAACAACCG TGCCATATCAACCTTCCATGCTATATTCATCACAACCATGTCACTTTACTTTGtattctggtcagatctgtacTCCGATGATCGTTTTGCTCCTGCTATTACTCTTCGACATTCAAAATTGTCTACATTTCCTTTGGGT GTTTCTATTGGTTATTTCCTTAGCGATCTGGGAATGATCATTTGGTTATATCCTTCTCTCGGTGGTTTGGAGTAT GTGGCTCATCATCTTCTTTCCATGTTATCTGTGATCTACGCAATGGTGACCGGTGAAGGACAGATTTATACATATATGGTCTTAATTTCCGAGGCAACAACCCCTTCCATCAATTTAAGATG GTATCTCGATGCAGCTGGAATGAAGACATCTAGGGCATATCTCATCAATGGGGTTGTGATGTTTTTGGCTTGGGTG GTTGCTAGAATGTTGCTGTTTTTGTACTTGTTTTATCACATATGGGTGCATTATGACAAG GTGATGCAGATGCAGACATTTGGACATTGCTTGGTTCTTGGGGTTCCATCAGTCCTTATCGTCTTGAATTCGgtatggttttggaagattttaATGGGATTGAAGAAGACATTGGCAAAGAGGCATTAG